In Lagopus muta isolate bLagMut1 chromosome 6, bLagMut1 primary, whole genome shotgun sequence, one DNA window encodes the following:
- the BBOX1 gene encoding gamma-butyrobetaine dioxygenase, which yields MWRLAARVILGTKVHPVTRRLLAGAAKLQCCWWGTARRTHTGYMSAGIRKVEAPDAEHLVRVQWEDGSESCYPCVWLRDNCQCPHCFLHSAKARKLLFEDLDVDIVAKEVTLTDRRKISITWPDEHTSEYEADWLKKRCFSEAARAEMREDLFLPEHQHWGSDLQLPQIPFEEIMYNDESAYKWLRTLKKMGVVLLTGAAARQGELVKLGHRIGFLRLTFYGPTWQVRDKADANNVAYTTGKLCFHTDYPVLQHPPGVQLLHCIKQTGTGGESEIVDGFHAANKLKHQNPQAYQILTSTAVDYTDVGVDYCDFAVQGKQRIIDVDYRGQPVRINFNNATRDTVFDIPAEEVRPFYAALKEFNDLLNSTEHRFTFKLKPGDIITFDNWRVLHGRRSYHSGSEVTRHLEGAYADWDVVMSRLRLLRKRVLNRD from the exons ATGTGGAGGCTGGCAGCTCGTGTCATTCTGGGGACCAAAGTCCACCCCGTGACCCGGCGCCTGCTTGCTGGGgctgcaaagctgcagtgctgctggtgggggaCAGCACGGAGGACCCACACGGGCTACATGAGTGCAGGGATACGGAAAGTGGAGGCTCCGGATGCGGAGCACCTCGTCCGTGTGCAGTGGGAGGATGGAAGTGAGAGCTGCTACCCCTGCGTCTGGCTGCGGGACAACTGCCAGTGCCCACACTGCTTCCTGCACTCTGCCAAGGCCCGCAAGCTGCTCTTTGAGGACCTGGATGTTGACATTGTGGCCAAGGAAGTCACTCTGACAGACAGGAGAAAG ATATCTATCACGTGGCCCGATGAGCACACAAGCGAATATGAAGCTGACTGGCTGAAAAAACGATGCTTCTCTGaagcagccagagcagaaatgcgagaagatttatttttaccag AACATCAGCACTGGGGCTCAGACCTACAGCTTCCCCAAATACCTTTTGAAGAAATCATGTACAATGATGAGAGTGCCTACAAGTGGCTCCGCACCCTGAAGAAGATGGGAGTTGTGCTGCTaacaggagctgctgcaagGCAGGGAGAGTTGGTGAAGCTTGGCCACAGGATTGGTTTCCTGCGTCTCACTTTTTATGG GCCAACTTGGCAAGTGCGGGACAAAGCAGATGCCAACAATGTGGCTTACACAACAGGGAAGCTGTGCTTTCACACTGACTAccctgtcctgcagcacccacctgGG GTTCAGCTTCTCCACTGCATTAAACAAACAGGCACAGGAGGTGAGAGTGAAATTGTAGATGGATTTCATGCAGCTAACAAGCTGAAGCACCAAAATCCTCAAGCTTATCAGATCCTGACCTCTACTGCTGTAGACTACACGGACGTTGGGGTTGACTACTGTGATTTTGCTGTGCAGGGAAAACAAAGGATCATAGA TGTGGATTACAGAGGCCAACCAGTTCGCATCAATTTCAATAATGCAACAAGAGACACAGTGTTTGACATACCAGCTGAAGAAGTGAGGCCGTTTTATGCAGCTCTAAAGGAATTCAATGACTTATTaaacagcacagaacacaggTTTACTTTCAAACTGAAACCAG GAGACATAATAACGTTTGATAACTGGCGAGTGCTGCACGGCCGCAGGAGCTACCACTCAGGCTCTGAAGTGACACGTCACCTCGAGGGCGCCTACGCAGACTGGGATGTGGTCATGTCGAGGCTCCGGCTCCTCCGAAAGAGGGTCCTCAATAGGGACTGA